ACGTCATGAAGCCTGAGATGGGTGGGGAGAGGCGGCAGATGCAGATTAAGGCTAAATATTAGGTACAGCACAAAAATGTACAGGACGCCTGCTTTACCCATTTGAATGTTTCCGACTGAGTTCGTCTCTCTGTCACAAAGTGGGCCAACTTCGAGTTTGTGCTTCTTCTCAATGTCTCCTACAGGAGCataatgaaatacaatattaatacaaCATGTACATACTAgctaaagtaataataatagtttaaGACCACAAGACACAACATAAGCAAGCAGCAGAAATGAAGACAACCTTGTTGGAAGAACTCCTCCGTCACTTTCTCACTCCACTGCTTGCTCAGCTCCCAGGGTCTGCAGGGGTTACAGATGTCCGCACACTTCAGAGCCATCTGCACAGGGTGcggagaaaagcaaacaaaaatcaGAGCCCGGAGTTTTCCCCTAGGATGCAGAAGTCGTTGTTGCCTGGACGGCGGTGCGAGGTAAACCGACCTGTAGGATGAAGTGTCGGTGGCTGGCTTGGCTCAAGCAAATGTTCCCCTGGTCCAGGTGCAGGCGAAACCTGGACAAGTAATCGTTCTGTCTGCTGATGTCTGTCGCCAGGATCAAGGAGCCCAAATCCCTCTCCAGGTTTAGTCTTTGGGGTCAGAAGCACATTTATTATTACACAAAATCTGGTATCAGCGCAGAGCGGGGCATCTGTCGGTATCGGAACTGACCTGTCTTCAGCAGGCAGGTGGGAGAACAGCCCGGTCTCTCTGAGGAGGCCCACTGCTGACTTCCAGTGGTGGTTTTCCAGAACCGAGGTATTCTGTGAGTTCAAAAGGAGGAATTGTGCACACAGCGCATTTAATGTCGGTACATCTAGAAGTCAGTTCTGGAGGGTCTAAACAAGTAAACGTCACGGGGTCCTACCCTATACAGTGTCGTGAGATAGTGGTCAGTCTTGATGAGGAACGGCTGATTGACCCCGGGATGGTCCAGGTCGTGAGTGGCGGCTGCTATCAGTCCCAGCAGAATGTCGTAGGAGGTCAGAGACTTTGCAAGCTGCACACAAGACAAGAGCAAAAAGATCACAATGACTGACGATTCAAATACAGCACTGCTTTACTGAAGCACTTACAGGGCttatagtatatataatatagttaTATGCTGACATTTCTCTTGGATTTAAATATCATCCGTACATAAAAACCATGTTAGAACATTTCTCAGATGGATTAATGACTGCACTGTTAGTTGTCCACTGCTAGAAGCCTTAGCTTGCAACATGTGTCGCTtagatagaaaagaaagaacaaaagcaattttccttcaaattaaaaaaaaaagaaaaatgtagaaTCTCAGGCCAAAAGGAACAACAACATCTCGTCTCTCACCTTGGGTTCCTGCAGGTAGCAGTACATGGCCTGTGTGACATCTGCAGCGTGCACAGCGTTGTGGTAGGGGTTGTCGCTGTGGTAGTCCTCCTGGACCATGACCAGGAACCTCCAGAGTTTGACCATGTCCAGCTGGAAGAGCTCCACCAGGCCGTACTGGTTCAGCAGGTGGAGGGTCAGGTTGATCAGACCGTTTCCTGAGCGAGAAGACAGAGCAGAGTGAGCGCTCCGCCTTCCCTGTTGCACTGTAAAATATTCACAAGGGTGTTGAGTCGGGAGCAACTGCACTTGGCTAGAGTTTCGTGAAGCAGTTTCACCTCAGagcagagaagtttgtgttaaccatagaagaagaacgctgacaagagagaaaagtgtgtaaTCTGTGTGCCGAACCCTAAAAAAGAAGGCACCGGCGTATATGGACTCACGCATGTGAGATCAAACATAATTTATGATATTACCAACAATAACGGTTCAGCAGCGAAGGGACCCTCCATCCATAGGGATAcgctccaacacactgactatttatcatatttaatatactatttatttcaCAGGCGCAGTCAGGAAAAGAGGCACAGAGTTTGAGGAATCGACTCGTGGCTCTGCTTCAACTATgtgagtggtggtggtagtTGGCCAACTGTCGCTGAAACAGTCATCACTGCCCGCACTCCcaacgtcttcaagaaactacaaccaagtcagTTGCTCCCGATTCAACACCTTTTCAGAAAACtttgacctggatgaatgacatagacaatgtgaaatattatataaatatcatATAACATATCTGTCATGCTAAGGGTCTTacgagttatttttttttcttattgggGAGCTCACTTGTACTGAATCTACCTTAGTTCCCTCTCCATTACTTGAGGGATTTTTAATATTAGTTTCTTCTACGACTCTGAGCACCGTCGTACTTTCCTCCTGTCTTTGAGGTTCACAGTCAACGTGTCGAGACGGGTACGTGGCAGAACACATGTCGGAGCACATTCTGATCTATTGAGGCTGCGGTCAGTGCAGAAATATGAATTACTTTTAATATTCATCCTGTATGAACGTTAACTTGTGGTTCAAAGTGAAGAGAGTGTTGCTTTTTGAGGCCTTTTCACTTTAAATTTACCTTAGAGAATTGTTTTTCAAACTTAATTATCACACAAGTCGACATCACAAGTCGTGTGTTCTCTTTGACAGACCCACAACTGCATGaatatgatgtgtttttgtcttcacaACGTAAAAATAAAGTGATTCAATAACTTAATTTTCATACAGTAAATGCTCGGTGCTGGCCATCCAACAGATGGCACCATTGGTAACACTTTGAAACTGAAGCTGAGTTGTAACTTGATTCTCCAGAGCATTTGATCATATTTGACCTACCGTTAGTCAACTtgtcaaagagaaaaatgtcaaaattccaGTTTGCGacttttcccagcatgcactacaagagaagagggaaaagagaaacacaattAGTGATGTCGTCTCAACAACGCACAGTTCGTGTGCAAGTCTCATTGTGGCGTCATTAAATGAAGGTGGGTGCCATACTCGGGCCTGTCCAGTGTAGTCTTCatcgaggaggtggagggggatcTGCTGGGGGACCCCTCGCAGCAGGCGGGATGAGTGCAGGTACCTCTGGAAGCTGAGCAGTCTGTGGACCCTCCGTTCAGGAACAGAGCTGGCCGTCGTGGAACCACAGCCCAACCGTGctgcatacacagacacacacacacacacacacacaccaaaacaaaaattatacaaaaagaTGCAACACGTGAGAACGGCAACAATTTCCgggaaatgtttatttcagaGGCTCATTAGGCTCAGAGAACCGTCTGGGTCGCACAAACTCGGTGGGGTTCTGACACCAACGCGGCGATACAAAAACAGTCACTGCTGACACAGCCGCCCACTCATAAGCCTCTCGTCTGGCATCACACAGCAGACATGCTTTGTCAGTGGTCTCTctgacgcgcgcacacacgcatgcacacacgcgcacatgcacaaacgcacgtatgcacacacactatGTCTGAATAAACCTTGGCTGTGAACCGGAAACACGTCAGCATGAGGTAGGATTATTTTTGGgtgaaaatctctctctcacacacatgtacaaacatgtacacacacacacacacacacacacacacacacacactacatccacacacatacatttttgttttaaaatattactcttagaaatgttgttttaaaactcTCTGTCCATATTATCTGAAAACACATATCATGTGACCAGTCATGTACACTGAACATGTGcgtgctggtgtaaacaggaagcaggttgtCTACTCTACAGTTGGTTGCTTTCTTAAAGAAAATACTaagaacaagaaacaacaatggtgaaaggCAAAGAGCAaggatttcttctcttggagcgacaacgaggtggaactgttattGACATGAAGTATTTACAATATTTTGCCTTCACTGCCGGTTGTCTAGTCgcgactgataagaaccaatcaggaagcgaatgtgggggacttttaataaatgtttttgatcGTTCATACAGCGCAGCCCCGAAGTTTTCATACTAAAATGGAGCCAGCTGCATTTCTAAACTTTATCAGTTTTAGGGGCTTGAAAAGTTGGACGGCAGGCGTTAacatagcagcagtgatgcgttttaaaactaaaacagagtAGTGTAGATGTAGCCAAAgaagaaaggtgtgtgtgtaacgGTTTAATAAAAAGGTTTCAGTGTGTATGAAAGTTATTTAATCACACACCTAATTCAGAAAGCTTTTGATCATCATCACACAAGGTTTCAATTGACACACCTTGGTCTTTTTCGTCATCGTGAGAAATAGTGTGTGAAAGCAGAGAACAAACATCTGCAAATCTTGTTGGAGAGGAACAAACTGTGTGGAGCTTCAAGTTTGATAAAAATGGAAGTGGCTCATAATCAGTCACATGCACATGTTCATACTCACTGTGAAGAGTTCGGAAGTCGATGCACAGATATGGATGGGAGCTTCTTCGTTCCGGCTCAAATCCAACCTGACTTCTCACTCTCACATCTCCTAGAAGAAATCAGCACTTATTTCCTCAAGATTCATGCTGCGTGTAATATAGTGTATGAATGTGCGGGGCcaagtagttttgttttttttgcatcatatAATGGAATTTATATCTTGCTTAAGTGCCACAAGGATAGGCTTTACCACAGCGGCGGCCCTAACCTTTTGTAAGCGAGCCTGTCTTCTACTTGCTCTAGCCAAACAACACACAGCGGCAAGAAAAAGAATGTGAAGCATGTGGAAGGAGCTTTTATAACTTCATAACTTCGTTCAAGTCAtaaaatgtgatctgatcttCATCTAAGTCAAGAGAATATACAAACACCATGTGCTTAAGCTAATAACACACAAACCCTGACAATCGTTGCGTCTTTACTGGATACATTCACACAGCTGGTGGAAAAAATTTGTGAACCCTTCGATTTTTGGTAACTGGTCAAAACCTCTTTTGGCAGCAATGACTGCAAACAAGCAATTCCTGTGATGCACGACATTCAAGAGGAATTTTGGACCGTTGTTCCCCAAAGAGTCGCTTCAGCTCCGCCGTATGTTTGTCTGATGAGAATGGGGGCGGCACGGTGGtacagtggttagcactgtacGAAGGCTCTGGCTTCGACCTGATGGCCGGACAGGGAGTTTCCCCTTCTGTGTGGAATTcatgtgggttttctccgggcTTCCTCCCGCTTCGTCCCACGGGGCAAAGAAATGCATCTCGGGATAATTGGAAACTCTCAATTGCCCCGTAGGTGAGAGcttgaatggttgtttgtctccctGCTGTATGTCACACCTGCGATAAGCTGGCGACCCCGTCAGGGATGACGTGAACAGCTCTCTAGAGTTAAAGTCGGGGCTCTAAAAGGGCCGATCCAAAAAGGCAGATGTTCTTGGTTTGAAGTCATTTCTGTGGAACATTTACTTTGATGTCCTGGGCCATTGTCCTGCTGCCTCGCCCAACTACTGCTGGTCCTTCAGCTGGAGGACAGCGCTTTGGATACGCTAGACTCCTGAAAAGAAATGCTAACCAGCTCCAGAGCTTCATTCAAGCCATTAGCTGTTACTCTGGGGTCATTCTGTTTGGAGTTTTCTTAGCTGGGCGCCCACATTTAGGGAGAGTAGCCACAGAACGAAATAATCTCCATAGAGTTAGTCAAATTGTGGACAGATGCATATCTACACTTTTTTAAGATTTCTTTGAAAAGCATTTCCAGCTTTATGCAAATCGATTCTAGTCTGTAGGTCTTCGGCGATCGCTTTcctattatatataaaaaaatatttgagggTCAAAGTTGCTCTCACCCACACCTCCAATCTTGTTTCTTTGCCTTGACTCCAGGTTTGCTAACTCCCAACTTCAGCTTTTGTTGATGTTATTATGGCCCCAGggttcacatactttttccACCCTACACTGAACGTTTGAATGACTTATTCAACATGGACCGgaacaaaatacaataatttgTGTGTTATTAGTCAAAATAATTTTCCGATTGTTCATAAATGTTAGATGAAGATCAAACCATATTTTAAGACAAACGTAGACATAAATGGAGAGATTTGCAAAAGTGTTCACTCACTTCTTGTCAAGAATATTTTTCATAgcaaaaaatgtcttcaattGATCCTTCTAAAAAAGCTGAAAGTGATTCTGGTTTTCTGGCAACACTAATATAGAGGAGAGTTTACAACTCACTAATATTCTCCTCTCTTTACTAAATTGGCAATTATACTGATGTTTAATAAACTGTATtgtgttgcttttgtgtttgttactATTATGCCTGCTTGGTATTTGTACTAAATGCTTTTAGTGAAGCACTTTGttacttttgattttaaaagtacTGTAGATATTCAAGATATTCCGATACAAATTTTGCCTTACCGATACCTGGATTTTAACGAGTACCGAtccgataccagtgcatttagAAGAATAACAACTTATATAATGTTATGGCTGTATGCTACAAAAGCTGTTTGGAAGTGATGATAGCCATCAATGTTGTTTGGCCTGTTTCAGGTTAcaccctttgaaaaacagatacatacagagaatgaatgacatagaacttcttttattatctagtttgacGTCATAACTGAAAGAGAGCAGACAAgaataataaacaacaattacttcctttaaatagctgttaaagtgcagccacagcttgtaaaataaaagatcttTCAAGCTTCAAACagaacagtaacagtataaaacagaATAACAGCAAgttcaaaactaaataaatctaggaataaaaaacaattcctTTCACATGACATTTTTGCTAGCTCTGGCTAATGCTACACTACCGGATatcacttcttcttcaccacTATAAAGCCTGTTCTGTATCTTCCAGTGTCAATACAGTGCAAGTGCCGCAAAAGTTTTATCTGGGAGAAACTTCTTTAAAGACTTGGTATTGGATCGGTAATCATATTGGCATACTCACCGATGCCAATCACAGGCATTTACAATATTGGTATTGGAATCGAAATATCACTAATAGAAATACATCTTTACTTACAACTGTGTGTCCAGCTtagtttgagttattttgttAGATATTAACTggtttctgtttctatttcgttaggaaaaaaaagggtccaaGCCTCAAGGGAACTATAACTATTGTGgaatataaacaaaataataaatctatgatctttgtaaaaataacaaggtatggttttctgttgtttcaacCTGTTAATAAATGTACATATACTGTTTCAAGTTTCAGCTTTTCACAACAattccatctttaaaaaaagaccgAGCTTAACTCTCTATTGACTCGTGGTAAAACCCAACATTTTGGTACTCCaagcatacaaaaaaaaggagatgatgTGATTTTGTAAATACTATTTGGCCCAAGTCTGGTATACACTGTCCATGTGCGGGAATAgtcatacacaaacacgcacaccaATGTCCCAGAAGAGAAGACTCAATGGAACAGACAAGTGGGTCAAACAGCTGAGCATGCCATGTCATGTCAGAACAGTCTGCTCTACTATTAGTCCTCAGACCCACTGAGAGTGATCTGTAGTTCATCTATGATTGTTACATTAGTCAGGCAGAGGAACAGGGA
This window of the Scophthalmus maximus strain ysfricsl-2021 chromosome 21, ASM2237912v1, whole genome shotgun sequence genome carries:
- the pde7a gene encoding high affinity cAMP-specific 3',5'-cyclic phosphodiesterase 7A isoform X1 produces the protein MEVCYQLPVLPLDRPVPKHVLSRRGAISFSSSSSLFGAPDPRQLSQRRGAISYDSSDQTALYIRMLGDVRVRSQVGFEPERRSSHPYLCIDFRTLHTRLGCGSTTASSVPERRVHRLLSFQRYLHSSRLLRGVPQQIPLHLLDEDYTGQARCMLGKVANWNFDIFLFDKLTNGNGLINLTLHLLNQYGLVELFQLDMVKLWRFLVMVQEDYHSDNPYHNAVHAADVTQAMYCYLQEPKLAKSLTSYDILLGLIAAATHDLDHPGVNQPFLIKTDHYLTTLYRNTSVLENHHWKSAVGLLRETGLFSHLPAEDRLNLERDLGSLILATDISRQNDYLSRFRLHLDQGNICLSQASHRHFILQMALKCADICNPCRPWELSKQWSEKVTEEFFQQGDIEKKHKLEVGPLCDRETNSVGNIQMGFMTYVAEPLFAEWARFSDTRLSQTMLGHMGLNKASWDGLQREQSSVSGEAECGGASGGAGDVGAARRDSTAGGASSKELPQGNRES
- the pde7a gene encoding high affinity cAMP-specific 3',5'-cyclic phosphodiesterase 7A isoform X3; amino-acid sequence: MEVCYQLPVLPLDRPVPKHVLSRRGAISFSSSSSLFGAPDPRQLSQRRGAISYDSSDQTALYIRMLARLGCGSTTASSVPERRVHRLLSFQRYLHSSRLLRGVPQQIPLHLLDEDYTGQARCMLGKVANWNFDIFLFDKLTNGNGLINLTLHLLNQYGLVELFQLDMVKLWRFLVMVQEDYHSDNPYHNAVHAADVTQAMYCYLQEPKLAKSLTSYDILLGLIAAATHDLDHPGVNQPFLIKTDHYLTTLYRNTSVLENHHWKSAVGLLRETGLFSHLPAEDRLNLERDLGSLILATDISRQNDYLSRFRLHLDQGNICLSQASHRHFILQMALKCADICNPCRPWELSKQWSEKVTEEFFQQGDIEKKHKLEVGPLCDRETNSVGNIQMGFMTYVAEPLFAEWARFSDTRLSQTMLGHMGLNKASWDGLQREQSSVSGEAECGGASGGAGDVGAARRDSTAGGASSKELPQGNRES
- the pde7a gene encoding high affinity cAMP-specific 3',5'-cyclic phosphodiesterase 7A isoform X2 — translated: MEVCYQLPVLPLDRPVPKHVLSRRGAISFSSSSSLFGAPDPRQLSQRRGAISYDSSDQTALYIRMLDVRVRSQVGFEPERRSSHPYLCIDFRTLHTRLGCGSTTASSVPERRVHRLLSFQRYLHSSRLLRGVPQQIPLHLLDEDYTGQARCMLGKVANWNFDIFLFDKLTNGNGLINLTLHLLNQYGLVELFQLDMVKLWRFLVMVQEDYHSDNPYHNAVHAADVTQAMYCYLQEPKLAKSLTSYDILLGLIAAATHDLDHPGVNQPFLIKTDHYLTTLYRNTSVLENHHWKSAVGLLRETGLFSHLPAEDRLNLERDLGSLILATDISRQNDYLSRFRLHLDQGNICLSQASHRHFILQMALKCADICNPCRPWELSKQWSEKVTEEFFQQGDIEKKHKLEVGPLCDRETNSVGNIQMGFMTYVAEPLFAEWARFSDTRLSQTMLGHMGLNKASWDGLQREQSSVSGEAECGGASGGAGDVGAARRDSTAGGASSKELPQGNRES